GAACACTCGCACCGCCGGTTCAACCCCTTGTTGGGCGAGTGGGTGCTGGTATCGCCGCACCGTTCCAAACGCCCTTGGCAGGGCCAGCAGGAGGCCGCCGAGAAAGACACCCGCCCGGCCTATGACCCTGGCTGTTACCTCTGCCCCACCAACGTGCGCGCCAACGGTGAGACCAACCCAGATTACCCGTCTACTTTTGTGTTCGTGAACGACTTCGCGGCCCTGCAAACCGACAGCCATACCGGTGAATTCACCAAACCAGGTTCTCTGTTACAGGCCCACAGCGAGCGCGGCCTCTGCAAGGTGATCTGCTTCTCGCCTCGCCATGACCTCACGCTCTCAGACATGGAGGTTTCTGAGATCAGGAAAGTGGTGGACCTCTGGCAGCAGGAATACCTGGAACTGGGCGCCCTGGACTACATCAGTTACGTGCAGATCTTTGAGAACAAGGGCAGCGTGATGGGCAGCAGCAACCCGCACCCGCACGGCCAGATCTGGGCCCAAAGCTCGGTGCCCGGCGAACCCGCCAAGGAAACCGATCAGCAGGAAGCCTACTTTAAACAGAACGGCCGCAGCCTTTTGGCAGACTACCTTAAAGAAGAGCTAGAGGCCAAAGCCCGCATTGTGGTGGTGAACGAGCATTGGGTGGCACTGGTGCCTTTCTGGGCCATCTGGCCCTTTGAGACCATCATCATCCCGCGCCGGCATTTTCAGCACCTGGGCCAGATCACAGACGCAGAGAAAGACGGCTACGCCGATATCATGAAAAAGCTTTCGTCTGTTTATGACCGCCTATTTGACACCTCGTTCCCGTACTCGGCGGGCATCCACCAAAGCCCGACGGATGGGCAGGACTACCCCGGCTGGCACCTGCACATGCACTTCTACCCACCCCTGCTCCGGTCGGCCACGGTTAAGAAATTCATGGTAGGCTACGAACTCCTGGGCGACCCGCAACGTGACATTACCCCAGAAAGTGCCGCCGAGCGCCTGTGGGCTTTGCTGTAAACCTGTTTTGGGCCTGTTTTGAGAAAAACGGCTCTGAAAACGGTTACGTGGTTCCTGTAGGGGCACTCCCTTGTGGTTGCCCTTGCACCAGAGCACCGCATTAGGGCAACCACAAGGGAGTGCCCCTACTTTTCCATAACTATCGCTCTACAAATAAGCAAGCGCAGAAAT
This Rufibacter radiotolerans DNA region includes the following protein-coding sequences:
- a CDS encoding UDP-glucose--hexose-1-phosphate uridylyltransferase, whose translation is MSAFDINEHSHRRFNPLLGEWVLVSPHRSKRPWQGQQEAAEKDTRPAYDPGCYLCPTNVRANGETNPDYPSTFVFVNDFAALQTDSHTGEFTKPGSLLQAHSERGLCKVICFSPRHDLTLSDMEVSEIRKVVDLWQQEYLELGALDYISYVQIFENKGSVMGSSNPHPHGQIWAQSSVPGEPAKETDQQEAYFKQNGRSLLADYLKEELEAKARIVVVNEHWVALVPFWAIWPFETIIIPRRHFQHLGQITDAEKDGYADIMKKLSSVYDRLFDTSFPYSAGIHQSPTDGQDYPGWHLHMHFYPPLLRSATVKKFMVGYELLGDPQRDITPESAAERLWALL